In one window of Tumebacillus algifaecis DNA:
- the ftsH gene encoding ATP-dependent zinc metalloprotease FtsH yields MNRFFRNAGFYLLIFLITVGIVNFITGEKQEKLEITYDKFIQKVEQGNIKELTVTSEGLTLRLTGKMAGEQGATEEFITRALFSEEFSQQLNQELKTANVKINEPQKESIWFTFLTSIVPFIVIFILFFFLMNQAQGGGSKVMNFGKSRAKLYNEEKKKVTFDDVAGADEEKNELVEVVDFLKDPRKFAALGARIPKGVLLNGPPGTGKTLLARAVAGEAGVPFFSISGSDFVEMFVGVGASRVRDLFETAKKNAPCIIFIDEIDAVGRHRGAGLGGGHDEREQTLNQLLVEMDGFGANEGIIIIAATNRPDILDPALLRPGRFDRQITVNRPDVKGREAILNVHARNKPISDGIPLGAIAKRTPGFTGADLENVLNEAALLAARKNKKLIETEEVEEAIDRVIAGPEKKSRVMSEHERKLVAFHEAGHAVVGYHLEHADEVHKVTIVPRGMAGGYTVMIPREDRFFMTRSEMYDKISGLLGGRVAEEIVLDEISTGAHNDLERVTDIARRMITEYGMSDKLGNLQYGHRQGGNVFLGRDISHDQNYSDTVALEIDQEMRSIVDQCYNRTKEVLTTHRDQLDLLATVLLEKETIDKETIDALMETGKLPDGSVPGIKVNIASSGPDLEKAEVEAPESEQQDDENKEQ; encoded by the coding sequence ATGAACAGATTTTTCCGCAATGCCGGTTTTTATTTGCTGATCTTCCTGATCACCGTGGGGATTGTAAACTTCATCACAGGTGAGAAGCAGGAAAAGCTGGAAATTACGTATGACAAGTTCATTCAAAAAGTGGAACAAGGCAACATCAAGGAGCTGACTGTCACCAGTGAAGGGCTTACCTTGAGACTCACCGGCAAGATGGCTGGCGAGCAGGGGGCGACTGAAGAGTTTATCACCCGTGCCTTGTTTAGCGAAGAGTTCTCGCAGCAGTTGAACCAAGAATTGAAGACGGCCAACGTCAAGATCAACGAACCGCAAAAAGAGTCGATCTGGTTTACCTTCCTCACGTCGATCGTACCTTTCATCGTGATCTTCATCCTGTTCTTCTTCCTGATGAACCAAGCGCAAGGCGGCGGTTCGAAAGTGATGAACTTTGGCAAGAGCCGTGCCAAACTCTACAACGAAGAGAAGAAGAAAGTCACCTTCGACGATGTCGCAGGTGCGGACGAAGAGAAAAACGAGCTGGTCGAAGTGGTCGATTTCTTGAAAGACCCGCGCAAGTTTGCAGCGCTCGGCGCACGCATTCCAAAAGGCGTGCTGCTCAACGGGCCGCCCGGCACCGGTAAAACGTTGCTGGCGCGCGCAGTAGCAGGCGAAGCGGGCGTTCCGTTCTTCTCGATCTCCGGTTCCGACTTCGTGGAAATGTTTGTCGGTGTCGGTGCATCGCGTGTGCGCGACCTGTTTGAAACGGCGAAGAAAAACGCGCCGTGTATCATCTTTATCGACGAGATCGACGCAGTCGGTCGTCACCGCGGCGCAGGGCTTGGCGGCGGTCACGATGAACGCGAGCAGACGCTCAACCAATTGCTTGTCGAAATGGACGGCTTCGGCGCGAACGAAGGCATCATCATCATCGCGGCGACCAACCGCCCGGACATTCTCGACCCGGCACTGTTGCGTCCGGGACGTTTCGACCGTCAGATCACCGTCAACCGTCCGGACGTCAAAGGCCGTGAAGCGATCCTGAATGTCCATGCGCGCAACAAGCCGATCTCGGACGGCATTCCGCTTGGCGCCATCGCCAAGCGCACGCCGGGATTCACCGGTGCGGATCTCGAAAACGTGCTCAACGAAGCGGCGCTGCTCGCAGCCCGCAAGAATAAAAAGCTGATCGAAACGGAGGAAGTGGAAGAAGCGATCGACCGCGTCATCGCAGGCCCTGAGAAAAAGAGCCGCGTGATGTCCGAACACGAACGCAAGCTGGTCGCCTTCCACGAGGCAGGTCACGCTGTTGTCGGATACCACCTCGAACATGCGGATGAGGTGCACAAGGTGACAATCGTGCCCCGCGGCATGGCGGGCGGTTACACGGTGATGATCCCGCGAGAAGACCGTTTCTTCATGACTCGCTCCGAAATGTACGATAAGATTTCTGGACTGCTCGGCGGCCGCGTTGCCGAAGAGATCGTCCTCGATGAGATCTCGACTGGTGCGCACAACGACCTGGAGCGCGTCACCGATATCGCGCGTCGCATGATCACCGAGTACGGGATGAGCGACAAGCTTGGCAATCTGCAATACGGTCACCGTCAAGGCGGCAACGTATTCTTGGGCCGCGACATCTCGCACGACCAGAACTACTCCGATACGGTGGCGCTTGAGATCGACCAAGAGATGCGCAGCATCGTCGATCAATGCTACAACCGCACCAAAGAGGTGTTGACCACGCACCGTGATCAACTCGATCTGCTGGCCACCGTCCTGCTCGAAAAGGAAACGATCGACAAAGAAACGATCGACGCCCTGATGGAGACGGGCAAGTTGCCAGACGGTTCCGTTCCTGGCATCAAGGTCAACATCGCCTCCTCTGGACCTGATTTAGAAAAGGCGGAAGTGGAAGCGCCGGAGTCTGAACAGCAGGATGATGAGAATAAAGAGCAGTAA
- a CDS encoding HD-GYP domain-containing protein: MSTATYELHRCITSRQALDSRQEALHFVYSTLQSVMEAEQHPRLFYQDLNGRNIRQLFDTVLQEMKSKLGLLLCASTMYASDGFLYHHSVNVALVALAIRHRIRLARTAVARPWGRHSAS; this comes from the coding sequence ATGAGCACGGCCACTTATGAATTGCATCGCTGCATAACATCACGACAGGCACTCGACTCGCGCCAAGAGGCACTGCATTTTGTTTACAGCACGTTGCAAAGCGTCATGGAAGCGGAGCAACACCCGCGCCTCTTTTATCAAGACCTGAACGGACGCAACATCCGCCAGCTTTTTGATACGGTGCTTCAGGAGATGAAAAGCAAGCTTGGCTTACTGCTTTGCGCTTCCACAATGTATGCCAGCGATGGCTTTCTCTACCATCACTCGGTCAACGTCGCTTTGGTCGCGCTGGCGATTCGGCATCGAATACGGCTTGCCAGAACAGCAGTTGCTCGACCTTGGGGTCGGCACTCTGCTTCATGA